ATCCACCATTATTTCACAACCTTCCTGTCTAGTTGTCTACTGTGTACCCTGAGCTGATGGCCTTCAGTCTCCCTGTGTATACTATCTTTCCTCAGTTCCTACTTGCCCTGAGTTCTCTCTGCTCTAAGTTCCTCTCCATCTCAGCCCTGGCCCGGGCCACAGCAGAGGCATGGGATGTGCAATGGCTGCTGTGTGTCATACTTCAAATCAGTGCTGGGCATCCTTCAGGCGAGCAGATGCATTTCTTACCCCTTTATCTTTCAGCTTTGATGTGTGGTCACTGTGTTCTGATGTTCCTTCTGGCCTAAGTGTGGGCAGCTCCTGGAACTCCCCAGAAACCCAGTGGGATGTGGAGAATCAGCCCTTGCCCTctgaagagacataggtgggatGGACATAGGATACACTAACAAAGAGATCAAAGAGAATGTCCTGGCAGTCTCAGAAGTGACCACATGTGTTGGAACCACAGACTACAGACACCAGGAGCTTGCTTgagatttctttctcttccagtctACCATGGAGTTCTGCCCTGAGATAGAATAGACCACAGTAAGGCCCACAACTCCTCAGGCTTCAGATCTAGGAATTGGTGCTTGCCTTTGTCATCACCACAACCCTGAAGAGGGGCCCAAGGCTTGAAGACTCTCCCTAGAGGGTCCTCTAGGGGGCCAGAGCCCAATACACAGGCATCTACCAGTGAGGACCAGAACTGCATCCAGGCATCTTCAGACCTCCAGGGAGTCCTTGGAATGTGTCTACCTGGTGATATACCATGTGTCCCAACACATGCCACTGTGACCAGCTGGCTGGTCAGAACAGGGTCACTCTATAGTGTTTAGGTAGCCAGGGTTCCCAGAGGACACCAAAGTTTGCTATAGCAACCAAGGACAGGAGAATGAGGCAGGGTATGCCTTCGAGGCTTCCTTTAACCCCAGCCAGGGGCTGTCTCTCACATTTGTCCTGTCTTGGTCTAATGAATTTCCTTAGTTTTCCCAATTCTAAGAGGACTAAATATTGAAACAACTTCCTGTGACTGACTCGGTCTACCTGATCCATATTATCAATAATGATGGCCCGGAAAAACCTAGAATTGGCCAGATGTCTGGGAGAAACCTGGTGTCCTTGTATACAGTCATCAGACAAAATACAAGAATTCAAATTACAATTCCAGACAAAcaatgaactcttttttttttactatatctGTCtcaaatttttatattaaaaaggaTCTGATGTCTCTCTAAAGTTCATATTTGCCTGGGTATCTGTATCTAGTAGCCTTCCCTCAGAGGCCTGACATCCTCAGTTCAAACCCATCCTGTATGGGTCTGTGGGCTGTCAGCACACCCATTGGTAACCACCTTCCCAAACTCATCACTCCCTAGCCATGaaggtcttccttccttcctcccttgctcCCCCACCGTCATGGGTGTTGAGGTGCCCCTTCTGCTCTGCTGTGTGATTAGGTAGGAGAATTCCTTGGACCAGTGTGGCCATCTCTTTGGATGTCAGAATTGCCCATCGCAGCTGCACTGTGTCTGTCTTCATCTAGCATAGAGGCTGAGTGTACTGAAGGTGTTAGGAGCCTAACAGCAGAAACCTGGAACGGCAGCTATGTGCAAGGACGGGCTCTGAAGATGCACTCGAGAAGGCAGAAGATTATCTGGGTTCTCCATGCATGCTCTCTAAGTACAGACATGGGTGTCCTTATAGGAGACAGATGTCACACTCTAGAAGAGATGAGGgcacatgaccaagaagcagagacTGCAGTGGTTGGGCCACTAGCTCAGACACGccaacaaaaccaggaggggAGAGCAGATCTACAGTGGTTTGCCTTCTGCCCAAGGGTGCTGAAGGTCTGCCTCTCAAGTCACACTGTGTTTGGCCATTTGCAGCCGACCTTGGAAACTGACACAAGGGGAACATGTGGGAATATTAGAGACCAGGGAGTTTTACTCTGGCTCTGTGGAGGGACTCCGCTCACCCCACCCAACCTCAACCCTCAATAACAAGAATAGGCTTTGAGAGGACAGGGAGGACAGCTCCCTAGGACAAGAGCGAGTGGAGAGTAGTCCTACCATCTGTCCTGCCTGGCCACTGGAATCATGGCGTGCTCTGGGACAGGTGGATCAATCCCAGCTCACGTGACATGTCATCAGCCTCCTGACTTCTGGGGCTGGTGTTACTGCAATTTAAGAAGTGAGGATCTGGGCCAAGGGAACTAGAATAGACCTGGGGCTGGCTCAGCAGGCTGGAGTGAGAGCAAGATGGACTTCTGTGGGAATCCAGAAACCTAGGGGGAAGTGTGTGCCCACTCGTGGGGAGGAGCTCTCAAGTTTCACGGTTCCTTGTCGGGCTCAGTTTTGGTTCTACTCGGTCTTGCACATCCCACCTAGGTCCTGCACATCTCACCGAGGCACCCCAAAACAGGTCATAGCCATCAAAGCCATTTGGCTTTTCCATCCTCACCTAGCTggggattcccagcacccacgcagCGGGCCCCATCGCCTACCCATGAAGCTTAGGAGGGCAGTCGTGAGGGCCACCTGGCAGCGGTGAGAGGTGCCAGACTGAACACCTTGGACGACGACGGGACTTTGAGAAATAGGGCCCCAGCAGTAGGCACACACGGCTCTGGGGTCGCTCAGTTTATTGGGAAAACGGGCACTGAGCGTGGTCAGCACTGGCGCGGAAGCCTGGGGTGGGGGCGCTTTTCCTCTTGAAGAATTTCCACTGGACTTTGATGGCGAGCATCCAGTCGCTGACGTAGAGCCTCTTACAAGCGGAGGTGCAGACATGCGCCTGGCGGGGGGGCGGGGCGGAGGGGCCGCGcctggggcgggggaggggacgGGGCCAGTGccgggggcggggctgggggcgCGGCGCGGCGCCGTTGGGGAGGGCCACGCCGCGGGCGCCCGCGCTTCACTTGCCCGCTTTCTGCGCCTTCTGTGCGGACTTGGTGACCTTGCCGGCGCCGCCGCTCTTCTTCTCCACGTTCTTGATGACGCCCACGGCCACAGTCTGCCGCATGTCGCGCACGGCGAAGCGGCCTGTGGGGAGAGATGCGTAAACTGCGGGGGCGCCCAGGATGCAGTGCGCAGGTGCATTGGGCGACCACAGAACAGCTTAATGCCCCTTTAAGCTGTTCTGACCGCCTCAGTGGACCAGAGCCCTGTAGCCCGGAACAGCTGCAAGTACGTGGTTCTAAAGTTAGGGCAAACTAGGCCATCCTGTCGTGAGGGGCCAGGGCATGGGGGAGAAATCACTAGCCTTGCTTTTGACTGCGGAGAAGTTCCTCAAGCGTTCTTCTTCAAAAAAGaaacatcgtgtgtgtgtgtgtgtgtgtgtgtgtgtgtgtgtgtgtgtgtgtgtgtgtgtgtgtgtaatgagcaccatggtgtgtgtgggggtaatGAGCAccgtgtgtgatgtgtgtaaatGAGCACTGTGTTTGATGTGGTggtagtggggtgtgtgtgtgtgtgtgtgtgtgtgtgtgtgtccgtgtgtgtgtgtactcagtgAAACCTCTTACTAATTGCTGCATTTCCCTCAGTTTGCCATAGTAAAGAAACTCCTGACACTGCCCGTCAGTACCGCACTAGGTTACACCTTGGATCACCCAGCTCACCGAGGGGTGGGTACTGTGAGAAGCTCTCCACACACATGGGTTTTCCTGGGACCATCTCAACAATGGCGGCATCCCCAGACTTCAGGGACTTGGGATTGTCCTCCAGCTTCTTGCCAGAGCGACGGTCAATCTTCTCCTTTAGCTCGGCAAACTTGCAGGCGATGTGGGCTGTGTGACAGTCGATGACTGGCGAGTAGCCAGCGCTGATTTGCCCAGGGTGGTTCAGGATGATAACCTGAGAGCAGAGTTGAGGTAAGCCGTGAACAAGGTCTCTTGGGACAGGGACAGGGTCATCTCCCGATGCCCATGGTTTTGTGCAAGGAATGCCCAGGCCACAGGGACCCCACTCATACCCTAACATCTTGCTGTGCATGTAGCAGACTATGAGGGACTCAAAAGACAGCTACTTGAAAGGACCGTGACAGAATGGATGCATTGTACAACCAGGACAAAATTGGACCTCAATGATAATGCTTCTATTATATTTCGATAATGCTGTTCTAAAAATTCCTGCCCTGTGAAGAGGTGATGAAAAGGGTTCactaaaaatagagaaagaaggaGGCCAACAAGACGGCTTTGTGGGCAAGGATGGTACTTGCTGCTGGGTctcgaagacctgagttcagtccctgggaaccACAAGATGGGAAAAGAGGTTTGATTTTCTGACCttcacgtgcgtgcacacacacactaaataaatagatctaatttttaaaacaattaggAGAAGAAAGTCTACAGTGATACCCCAAGCAGTAAGCTAATAAAAGCCTTTTTGTAGATCAAATATCATGGGGAAGGACTGCCCAGAGAGGCCGCAGTCCTTACCTGCTGGTGACTCTGAGCACCCATTTAGCCTTTGAGCACTGAGTGGCCTTGAGTGAATGGAGAGTCTTCTTCTCCAGTGCCAGGTGAAGGGCCAGCAGACATTGTTCCTTGCTACCCCTGCCCATGTCTCCCCTTCTGAGGAGGAATGCCCACATACCCTAGTGTGACCACCAACCTGAGAGGTGAACTGGGCGGCCTCCTGAGGGGGGTCAGCTTTGCTGTCCCCACAGACATTGCCCCGGCGAATGTCCTTGACAGACACATTCTTCACGTTGAACCCAACATTGTCACCAGGCAGGGCCTCGCTGAGCGCCTCGTGGTGCATTTCCACAGACTTCACCTCTGTGGTGATGTTGACTGGCGCAAAGGTCACCACCATACCAGGACGGAGGATACCGGTCTCCACTCTGCCCACAGGTACAGTCCCAATGCCTGGGCCAAGAGAGGGCACTGTGAGGTGGCGGGCCAGAGGAGGGGTGCAGGGCAAAACATACAAGCAGAGAGCCTGAAAGTACACAGAACTCAGGACTTTCTCCTCTCTGACAGGGCCAAGGGAGATAGCCTCATGGAGCAGATAAGTAGACAGAGGGTCCCTAGACAAGCAGAGGGTGAGACAGAAGAAGGAGAGTCTCCCCTGGCCGGTTCGGGGAATAAGAGTTCCCAGGATTCAAGGATAAGGGACAGGTGGCGTGTGGCCCAGCCAAGCATGGCACTGGGCTTACTCTTTCCCTCACGGGACTCCCTGAGTCCTGCTGTGGCACAGTGGCTCTGCCGCTGTAGAGGCATCTGGCCATAGCACTTCTGACAAGCCTGCTCACAGTAACAGCCTGGCTACCACAGGGATACCTTGATGAGCAAGTGGCTGGGAGAGGAAGCTTCTCCTGGTAGCTTGGGTGTGGGGGCTGGCATTATGGGATGACAGAAAAGCCAGCTGTCAGGCTctgtgttggaggaagtgtgagcGTGATAttctcatccctctccctttGCTCATCTCATGTTTGGCTTTGGCTTCTGTTGACCCCCGTGACCTTCGTTTCTCATTCCTGGACTAGGACTGCCTCCTGTGAGACAGGCACCCTCCACCCTGCAGGTGAAGTGTAAGTCAGGTCAGTACTCCTCCCATCTTATGGCCCTAGCTTGTGGCTGAGTGGAGGGGGTAGGGAGTGGGAAAGGGATCCTATTGAAGGCTAAATGATGGATGTGTGGAGGTGAGTGGGAAGGGCATCTGTGGAGGTGGGTGGAGGGGTCACTGGAGATGGGTGGAGGGGTCACTGTGGAGGTGAGTGTGAGGGGTGTCTGAGTAGACAGATAGATGGGGTGGATAGATAACACAAGAATCAGGATGGGTGAGTAAACGGATGGGGTGTAGGAGTATATGGTGTaaggagaaaggcagaggcagccatCTTGGGGATTCCTTGTTGATGTCCTGGTCAAGGTTTGGGGCACAGCGCTCAAGCACCTGCAGGAAGCAGTGAGCTCCGGCACTGAATTCTCACTCACCACCAATCTTGTATACATCCTGCAGCGGTAGACGAAGGGGCTTGTCGGTGGGGCGGGTGGGGGGCAGGATTGTGTCCAGGGCTTCCAGCAGGGACACGCCGCTTGCATTTCCTTCCTTACGCTCTACCTTCCAGCCCTTGAACCATGGCATCTGGGCGGGACCAAAAGGGGAGTTGGGGGGGATAGGTGCCAGTTATCACAGAGCAACTCACCTGACCAAACCCTCAGCCTCAGATCTCCAGGACCTGCCTAAGGTGGCCTGGGAAGGGAGCCTCACTGTTCAAGTTCAgttgctttctcctcctcccttctcttcttcctagcCTCACAGGGACCCTGAACAAACACAGCTTAGGAAACACAGGAGGGACAAACCAACAAGCAAACGAAAATAATTTCCCCAGActatgctgtcatgctcccaccaTTTACAAATGAGGCCACTCAGACTAGCCTGATTCCCTAATCCCACTGGGACCTGGTCAATTGCAGTCCCAGACAGGGCAAGTACCAGGGGAGTAGGGACCCAAGTCTGGCCAGTGGCCATGTCAGGGATAAAGTCCACCCTCCGCCCCAACCCCAGAAGCTCTGCTCACTACCAAGCTATCTCCAAGTTCAGTgtctatcaccaccaccaccaccaccaccaccaccaccaccaccaccaccaccaccacaagggCCTCTCTGGAGGATGACTTCAAACCCCCCTGACAGAGCTCCTCACGGTCCACCTGCCACAGACGAGAAGTAAATCCACCCAAGGGGCTTGTGGCCTCCTGCCTTAGTATTCATGACCAAGTCCCAAGCACCTCAGGTTAACAGATGGCCCTCAAACTGTGGATGAGCAGACCCCCAGAGCACAATACAGCAGTAGGGCACAGAGGGGTTTCTGCTGATCAGGGGTCTCCAGGGGATCCTAAAGTCCTGATAATCATATGTGAGCAAGAGCAAGATGGAGTAACCCCTGTCTGCCATACTCTGTCCTTATACCACCAGGCACTGGGTCCTCAGCTATCTCCAGAGAACCTGTGCTTGTACCATTTCATTCACTGTGGGCAGCTGCAAAGCTGCCTACAGCTGGGTGCCCCCTTTTCTAGGTCCcaggccctctctgaaaaatgtCCTCTTCACTCCCAAGAAAGAGTCCCAAGCCAGAGCTGCAGACTGTTTGAGCTTCAAGCTTCCACACAACCAGCCCAGACACATTCTCCATTCTTCAGGCCAGCCTTTCTTGCTTCCCAGATACCACCCTACTTCAGAAGGATCATGTGGCCTTGCTGATCCTGAATGGTATTCAAACCCAGGGCAGTGGCTTGGGAGAAATAAAAACTGATTTTCCCCCATAGTGCATTCTGGGGCTCAACAGGCAGTGTCTGTAGGGATGGCATGGTGGAACCATCACTTGCCAGAAAGGGGGTCTTATCTTCCTCTTTTGGCCTCATATGGAGGCTGAGATAGAGGACCCCAAATGCAAGTCCCTTACCAGGAGTATCCTCCATCACTAGAGTGCTCACAGGAACCCAGCAAGACCAGAGGGAGCCTGGCCCACCCAGACCTGGAGTCTTGGAGCCCTGGGCTCTTGGGAAGGTCAGCACTGTCCCCACCATACTATCTTCACTCACATTAGGTGAAGGTTCCAGCATGTTGTCACCGTGCCAGCCCGAGATGGGCACGAAGGGCACCGTGGCTGGGTTGTAGCCGATCTTCTTGATGTAGGCGCTGACCTCCTTGACAATCTCATCGTAGCGCTTCTCGCTGTAGGCTGGTTCCGTGGAGTCCATCTTGTTGACACCCACAATGAGCTGTTTCACACCCAGAGTGTAGGCCAGGAGTGCGTGTTCCCGGGTTTGCCCGTTTTTGGAGATGCCCGCCTCAAACTCGCCCACGCCCGCTGCCACGATCAGTACTGCACAGTCGGCCTATCCAACAGGTCAGACACAGTGAGCCCCTGGCCCTGCCTTTGACCTAGCTCTGCTACCCACATAATGAGACCAGGGCAGTTATCCTGGGGTTGGAGATTCGGGGTATCTACCTCAAGGGCAACAGAGGACTCTTCCACCAGGCCCTGAGTCAAAGAGGCCCAGACTGGCCATCAACTCCACTACCAACAGGGTCTAGTCCTTGGATGAGTCATTGATCCTCTCTGGTTTGTCCTCTCTGCCTGTGATTGTCTGACTGCTTTTCTACCCACATGTCACCGTCTCTATTGTGGGCTCTCCTATAAAAATCTGTCTGTGAAGGATATGCCTAcatttctccctctgtctgtctgctgacCCCAGCAGTGGTGAGGTAACCCTCTTGGCACACCATCTAGCTGACATGAAAGCACTGACTCAGTTCTTGAGGGACTCAGCCTAACGGGATGGAGATGCCATGGGCGGGGCTCTGTCAAGGCAGGAAGTACAAGAGATACTGACACCTCAAGAGAGCTGTTGGGCCCTAAGTCACTGAGCTAGGTGCCCTCCTGCACGCACCTGGGATGTGCCAGTAATCATGTTCTTGATGAAGTCCCGGTGGCCTGGAGCATCAATGATGGTGATGTAGTACTTGGTGGTCTCAAACTTCCAGAGGGAGATGTCGATGGTGATGCCGCGCTCCCGCTCTGCCTTCAGCTTGTCCAGCACCCAGGCATATTTAAAGGAGCCCTTCCCCATCTGGAAGGGTAGGGGCACAACTCAGGATAGGACACAGGACTTTGGGGTCGCATCCACCTACTACGCCTGTCCTGGCCCCAGGGAGCAACCATGAGAGGTTGACAGTTGGCTTAAAGTGCCTCGAACGGAGGACCTCTGTCCCATCTCTCCGGTGCTGTTCCTCAAACCCTGCTGTGCCTCACCTGAGGCCGCCCAGATCAACCAGCCCCACCCTTGCTCCCCTCCTAAATGGCTGTGAACACGCAAGTCCCCCAGCAGAGGGCGTGAGTGTCTGGGAGTTGCCAAACTATCCTTGCCACCTGAGGCTAAGGCTCTACACCCAATTAGAGGTCAATTATCTCATTAGGTTTGGGgctgtgaaaaacaaaacaagtctcaaGTTATTTTTTAAGGGAAATTTTAAACATGAGTAAGTTGCTCAAGGTTTTGAGAAAAGTCTGGTTCCAGATCTTCCTGTAGTGGATGAATTCTTCTAACTCTGAGACATCTCCCCTCCCCAGTTCCACCAAAATAGGAGAAGTAGGAGTAGCCCTACCAAGAGCAAGGCTGGCTGCTTTTTGGAAACTTGTGCCAGGGTCAGACTCCTGGTGAGACTCCTACAGCCTGGACCAGAGCTGTGGTCATCGATGCTCAACTGAACATAGCTCCCTACCAGAATTTCAAATGACATGCTTCTGCATTCCACGGATGATGCCCAGCCTGGAGGGGCTGGCTATTCAGACAGAACCAGACAAAACCCAGCTGGGACCTGACCCAAGTGACCTTCAAACCCTCAAATCCCTCCTACCTCCTCCCCCTAAAATCACACCCTCTAAAAGGTAAAAAGCATCAGGCCTAGACACACAGAATTGTGGCTCAAAGTCCCATATACACACTGGAGCAAGAGCTCTGCATAGATAGTTAATGTCCTCAGGCCTGCCTTAGCTCTTATGCAGGAGCCAGCCCTTCTCAGAATGAGCAGGGGTAGGGGCAGAGAAGAGAATCCAGTTACAATCACTGCTCTTTCGTAGGTCTCAACCAGGAACAGGTTAGCAAGATCCCCCCTACTCCAGGTATCATCCTAGATCAGCAACCCTCCTCAGCTTATCTGGAGAAAGTGGAGCTGGCAAGCCTGCTGCCCATCAATCAACTATTAATAGCATCCTTGAGCCCTGGCTGTTGGAAGACAAGTGAGGGCAGCACCACATTCAGCCCAGTTTCAGTCCTGGGGAGCAAGAGGATAAGGCTTGAAGGGCCCCCTGGCACTGGCCCACCGAGGCCAAGAGTGAAGAGTCTTATAATGGACCTGGGGAGGGCACAAATTCCCCCTCCCTCAGTATGAGACAGATCTAGCAACATTCTCAGGAGACTGCTCTGTTTACCTACCCATATCCCCTTGCACTGAAGGAGGTAAACTGGGCAATGAAAGAAAGCACCAGGCCCCCAGGTCCTCACCTCTGCTGCCTCCTTCTCAAACTTCTCGATGGTCCGCTTGTCGATGCCGCCACATTTGTAGATGAGATGGCCTGTCGTGGTAGACTTGCCTGAGTCCACGTGGCCAATGACCACAATGTTGATGTGTGTCTTCTCCTTGCCCATTCTGCCTGAGTGAGGGACGGGCTGGCACTGTGGGGGCTCTGGCTCTGGGTTGAGGGTATTTGCTGGGCAGGAACTCTGTGGGGCCAGGGACAAGAGAAACAGGTGACTAGGGGGCCCTAAGAGAGCCCAGCAGAGATACCCACACCATTGCATTGTTTGGGAGCTCTTTTCCTGACCCAGTCTTCACCTGAGCCTGGATAGGGAAGAATgacaccctccacccccaaacCCTTGTCCTAAACGTGTCCAGACACATTGCATTCATAAGTCACCTGTTTCTCTACCCTATACCTTAACCCAAATGGTTCGTTAGTGTGTAAGTGTTTGGAGAGTTGATTTGGAGGAAAGTTCCTTAAGGAAGGGTTAATCCTGTCTGGACATCACAGAGCAGCAGACTGAGTGAGCCCCTGGAGCAGCCAGGAGCCCTGTGATGAGTCACTGTGCCCAGCTCTACAGTGCGCTGTCCTCCCTGTCCTCGATGCCTCCACCCccctccttcacacacacacacacacacacacacacacacacacacacacaccccagggaTGGACACTGCCCTACCCCCATCTGCTGCCACCATGAAGAGAAGGCCAGCACTCCTCAGCCCCTCCTCAGGCAAGGGCgccatcttcctccctctgcccacaGGCTGGCTGAGGAGACAGCTGGATGGTGCCCAGGCATAGGCCCAGAATAGCTCAGGCCCTCCCCACAGGCAGGGGGCAGCCATCAGGGCCGAGAGGTAAGTGCCCTGTTCTAGCCAGAAGAATAAAAATCCCACCTGGCCCAGCTAAGCAAGTGCCCTCAGAGATGCCC
This Rattus norvegicus strain BN/NHsdMcwi chromosome 3, GRCr8, whole genome shotgun sequence DNA region includes the following protein-coding sequences:
- the Eef1a2 gene encoding elongation factor 1-alpha 2; this translates as MGKEKTHINIVVIGHVDSGKSTTTGHLIYKCGGIDKRTIEKFEKEAAEMGKGSFKYAWVLDKLKAERERGITIDISLWKFETTKYYITIIDAPGHRDFIKNMITGTSQADCAVLIVAAGVGEFEAGISKNGQTREHALLAYTLGVKQLIVGVNKMDSTEPAYSEKRYDEIVKEVSAYIKKIGYNPATVPFVPISGWHGDNMLEPSPNMPWFKGWKVERKEGNASGVSLLEALDTILPPTRPTDKPLRLPLQDVYKIGGIGTVPVGRVETGILRPGMVVTFAPVNITTEVKSVEMHHEALSEALPGDNVGFNVKNVSVKDIRRGNVCGDSKADPPQEAAQFTSQVIILNHPGQISAGYSPVIDCHTAHIACKFAELKEKIDRRSGKKLEDNPKSLKSGDAAIVEMVPGKPMCVESFSQYPPLGRFAVRDMRQTVAVGVIKNVEKKSGGAGKVTKSAQKAQKAGK
- the Eef1a2 gene encoding elongation factor 1-alpha 2 isoform X1, whose product is MGSSCPANTLNPEPEPPQCQPVPHSGRMGKEKTHINIVVIGHVDSGKSTTTGHLIYKCGGIDKRTIEKFEKEAAEMGKGSFKYAWVLDKLKAERERGITIDISLWKFETTKYYITIIDAPGHRDFIKNMITGTSQADCAVLIVAAGVGEFEAGISKNGQTREHALLAYTLGVKQLIVGVNKMDSTEPAYSEKRYDEIVKEVSAYIKKIGYNPATVPFVPISGWHGDNMLEPSPNMPWFKGWKVERKEGNASGVSLLEALDTILPPTRPTDKPLRLPLQDVYKIGGIGTVPVGRVETGILRPGMVVTFAPVNITTEVKSVEMHHEALSEALPGDNVGFNVKNVSVKDIRRGNVCGDSKADPPQEAAQFTSQVIILNHPGQISAGYSPVIDCHTAHIACKFAELKEKIDRRSGKKLEDNPKSLKSGDAAIVEMVPGKPMCVESFSQYPPLGRFAVRDMRQTVAVGVIKNVEKKSGGAGKVTKSAQKAQKAGK